GTGAAGGGCGCGCTCGACGTCATCGGCAAGGTGTTCTTCATCGGCACCAAGCCGGGCTCCGGCCAGACCATGAAGCTGGCCAACAACTTCCTCTCCGCAACCGCGATGGTCGCGACCTCGGAAGCGGTGGTGATGGGCGTGAAGTCCGGGCTGGACCCGGCCGTCATGATCGACGTCATCAATGCGGGCTCGGGGCTGAACACCGCGAGCCGCGACAAGTTTCCGCGCGCGGTCTTGCCGCGCAGCTTCGACTTCGGCTTCGCCACCGGGTTGATGGTCAAGGACGTGCGCCTCGCCGTCGAGGAGATGCGCGCGCTCGGGCTGTCGATGGAAGTCGCCGAAGCGGTCGGCCGGCTCTGGGAGGTCATCATCCGCGACGAGGGACCGGAGTCGGATTTCACTGCGGCAATCAAGCCGATCGAGAAGGCCGCGGGCGTGATCGTCGGCGGAGCCAAGGGCGGCAGTCACGCAGCGAAGTGACTCTGTCGACCAAACAAACGCTGTCGTCCCGGGCAAGCGAAGCGCGACCCGGGACCCATAACCACAGGATTTTGTGGGGTAGCTGAGCTGGAGCCCCAGCTCAGTGTAACAATCAAGGGCGGTGGTTATGGGTCCTGGCCTTCGCCAGGACGACACTATTGATGCGGCACGCTCAGAGCCTCACAGCCACGGCGCGGGCTTGTCCATCGCGATCAGGGCGTCGACGTCGATACGTGGGCGCACGACGGCGTACTGGTCGTCCTTGACCAGCACTTCCGGCACCAGCGGCCGCGTGTTGTAGGTGCCGGACTGCACCGCGCCATAGGCGCCGGCGGTCATGATCGCCAGCAGATCGCCGGCCTTCGGCTGCGGCAGCGTGCGGTCGAGCGCGAGATAGTCGCCGGTCTCGCAGACCGGGCCGACCACGTCGGCGACCATGACCGGCGTGCCCGCGGCTGGCTGACGCACCGGCAGAATGTCGTGATGCGCTTCATAGAGCGTCGGCCGGATCAGGTCGTTCATCGCCGCGTCGATGATGACGAAGTTCTTGGCATCGCCCGGCTTCACATGGATCACGCGGGCAACCAGGATGCCGGCATTGCCGACGATCATGCGGCCCGGCTCGAACATCAGCGTGCAGCCGAGATTGTGCGTGACGCGCTTGACCATCGCGGCATAGGCATTAGGTTCCGGCGGCGCGGCGCGGTCCATGTAATAGGGAATGCCGAGGCCGCCGCCGAAATCGACATGCGAGATGTCGTGGCCGTCGGCGCGCAGCGTCTGCACGAATTCGGCGAGCAGCCGGAAGGCGGCCTCCAGCGGGCCGAGATCGGTAATCTGGCTGCCGATATGCACGTCGGTGCCGGTGACCTTGATGCCCGGCAGCTTCGCGGCGCGGGCATAGACCTCGCGGGCACGCGCGATCGGAATGCCGAACTTGTTCTCCGACTTGCCGGTCGAGATCTTGGCATGGGTGCCGGCATCGACATCGGGATTGACCCGCACCGAGATCCGCGCGGTGGTCTTCATCTCGACCGCAAGGCGCGACAACATCTCGAGCTCCGGCTCGGACTCGATGTTGATGCAGAGGATGTCGACAGCCAGCGCGGCACGCAGCTCGCCCTCGGTCTTGCCGACGCCGGAGAACACGATCTTCGACGGCGGGATGCCGGCCGCCAGCGCCCGCTTCAACTCACCGCCCGACACCACGTCGGCGCCGGCGCCGAGTTTGGCCAGCGTGCGCAGCACCGACTGGTTGGAGTTCGCCTTCATGGCGTAGCAAACCAGCGCCTTCTCGCCGGCGAAGGCCTCGGTGAAGACGCGGTAGTGCCGCTCCAGCGTCGCCGTCGAATAGCAATAGAACGGCGTGCCGACGGCTTCCGCGAGCTCAATGAGATTGACCGCCTCGGCATGCAGCACACCGTTGCGATAGTCGAAATGGTTCATGACACGCTGGTTTGTTTGAACATGATCTCGTCGGAAAACCGCTTCGCACTCTTCCGGATCATGCTCCAGATATTAGTTGCCGAGCAGCGGATCGAGGACGAAGGGCCGTTTATTGCCACGCGTCGCGGCCGGCGCGGCATCCGAGCCATAGGTCGGATTGAACACGCTGGGCTGCGCCGCCCGCTCGCTATCGGTGTCGCTCGCTGCCGCACCCGGCGCAGCGTTCGCGGTCGGCGGCAGGTCAAGCGGTCCCTTGCGGCCGCAGCCGCCGAGCGCCAGCGCTGACACGCTCAGCACAATGATGGCCCATCCCGAGGGGGTCAGGCGGTTCTTGCTAATCACGACGAATTCCCCAATTCGGGCGGCACCATACAAACATTGGCGTGCTCTGGCGAGAGGCGGAGGACGATGAAATCACGGCCAAATTTTCTCGATCAGCCCAATTTTCGCTCTTTTTCCAGCCGCTTGGCCCAGGCCTTGGCCTGCGCCATCACATTCTTCGGCGCCGTGCCGCCAAACGAGGTCCGGCTTTTCACCGAGGATTCGACGCTGAGCACCTTGAGCGCGTCGGCGGTAATCTTCGGCTCGACCTCCTGCATGGCCGCAAGCGGCAGCTCGTGCAGTGCCACGCCCTTGCTGGAGGCCAGGCCGACGATGCGGCCGGTAACGTGGTGGGCATCGCGGAACGGCATTTTCAGGGTGCGCACCAGCCAGTCGGCCAGGTCGGTCGCGGTGGCATAGCCCTCGCCGGCCGCGGCCTTCATCTTCGCCTCGTCCGGCACCAGATCCTCGACCATGCCGGTCATGGCGCGGATCGCGAGCGACAGCGCCTCGAACGCCTCCATCGCGCCCTGCTTGTCCTCCTGCATGTCCTTTTGATAGGCGAGCGGCAGGCCCTTCATCACGATCAGCAGCGCGGTGAGTGCACCGATCACGCGGCCGGTCTTGGCGCGCACCAGCTCGGCGGCGTCCGGATTGCGCTTCTGCGGCATGATCGACGAGCCGGTCGTGAACTTGTCGCTGAGCTTGACGAGGCCCACCAGCGGCGAGGTCCAGATCACGATCTCCTCGGCGAAGCGCGACATATGCACCGCGCAGATCGCGGCCGCGGAGAGCGTCTCCAGCACGAAATCGCGGTCCGACACCGCATCGAGCGAATTGGCCATCGGACGGTCGAAGCCGAGCGCCTTCGCCGTCGCGGCGCGGTCGATCGGAAACGAGGTGCCGGCGAGCGCCGCGGCGCCGAGCGGCGATTCGTTCAGCCGCTTGCGCGCGTCGATAAAGCGGCCACGGTCGCGGCCGGCCATCTCGACATAGGCGAGCAGATGATGGCCGAACGTCACTGGTTGCGCGGTCTGCAGATGGGTGAAGCCCGGCATCACGGTTCCGGCATGCTCCAGCGCACGGGTCACCAGGGCCCGCTGGAACGCGGCCAGCGCCGCGTTCGTCTCATCGATGGTGTCGCGGACATAGAGCCGGAAATCGGTCGCGACCTGGTCGTTGCGCGAGCGCGCGGTGTGCAGCCGGCCCGCCGCGGGCCCGATCAGCTCCGACAGCCGCGACTCGACATTCATATGAATGTCCTCGAGCGCGCGCTTGAAGTCGAAATCGCCCTTGCCGATTTCTGACAAAATCGTGTCTAGACCTTTACCGATATTTTTCGCATCAGCTGACGTGATGATGCCTTGCGCGGCGAGCATCGCGGCGTGGGCCTTGGACGCGGCAATGTCCTGGGCATAAAGGTGCCGGTCGACGTCGATGGAGACGTTGATTTCCTCCATGATCGCGTCGGGACGCTCCGAGAACCGGCCGCCCCACATCTTGTTGCTCATGACTTCTCGCTCACGAATTTGTATTTCAGGCCGTGCTGGTTCATTGCCCGTGGCGGCGAAACAGCATGGCGGTTCCTAACGTATTCCCGGCATTGCATAGCCATATCTGACCCAGGATGACAAACGATATGCCCGAGACGCCCCCACCCGAATCGACCACCAGGCCGACGGCCAAATGGCGCATCCCGCTGGTGATCGGCGCCGTGCTGGTCGGAGCCGTGATCGGCTATGTCGGGATCTCCGGCCTCAGGCATCCCGCCGGCGGCGATATCGCCTGCAACAGCGCGGTGGACCTGGCGAAGAAGATCGCCCCGCTCGCCCATGGCGAGGTCGCGGCGCTGACCATGGCGACCACTCCCTTGAGGCTGCCCGACCTGGCCTTCGAGGACGCCAATGGGCAGCCGAAGAAGCTTTCGGACTGGCGCGGCAAGACCGTGCTGGTGAACCTGTGGGCGACCTGGTGCGTGCCCTGCCGCAAGGAGATGCCGGCGCTCGACAGCCTGCAGACCAAGCTCGGCGGCAAGGATTTCGAGGTGGTCGCGATCAACATCGACACCCGCGACCCGGACAAGCCGAAAAACTTCCTGAAAGAGGCCAATCTGACCAATCTCGGCTATTTCAGCGACCAGAAAGCCAAGGTGTTTCAGGATCTTAAGAACATAGGCAAGGCCTTGGGCATGCCGACCTCGGTGCTGGTCGACGGCAAGGGCTGCGAAATCGCCAACATCGCCGGCCCCGCCGAATGGGCGAGCGACGACGCGATCAAGCTGGTGAAGGCGGCGCTACAGCCTGCGGCGGCCGGGTTCTGATCAGGCGACGGCGTTGAGGTTGCCACCGATGCCGGCACCGAGATTGGCGGTCGACGGCGTACCGAGCAGGGTCTGAACCGCGAACTTTTCCGCGTCGAGGTTCTGCTTGGTCACGCGGGTCGCGATCTCACCCTGCAGATTGCCCTGCTGCATCGAGAGGATGCTGGTGACCATGCTCATCGTGTCCATACGCGGTACTCCCAAGTCCAACTTGCAAGTTCGACCTTAGGTAGCGCGCGAAAGTTAATGCTTGGGTAATGGATGGCCGTGTCAGGCTGACGCATCGTCGTCTTCATGGCGCAGGAGGTCGCCGGGCTGGCACTTCAGATAGGTGCAGATCCGCTCCAGCGTGTCGAACCGGACGCCCTTCACCTTGCCCTGCTTGAGCAGGGACAGATTGGCCTCGGTGATCCCGACATATTCGGCGAGCTCCTTCGATTTCACGTTGCGCTCGGCGAGCATCACGTTGAGCCGGACCCGGATCGGCATCGCAAATGCCTCAGACGAATTGCGCGTGCTCGTCGGCGATCGCATTGGCCTCGGCCATCACCCAGGCCGTTACCGCGACCAGACCCGCAAACAACAGCGCCAGCAGCGTGTCGGAGCCGAGCGCGATGACGATGGACTGGCCCTGCGCGTAGGTCTGCCAGCTCAGCAGGATCGAGAGCAGCGCGCCGATCAGCGGCTTCAGCAGGGTCGAGACCAGCATCGCGATCGCGAGATCGCGCAACCCCGCAACGTTATCCGCCGTGAAGAAACGTCCTGCCGCGAACGAATTGAAGCAGCGCCGCACCCGCGACAGTCCCCAGATCAGACCGGCCAACGGCAGCGCCGAGACCGCGAGAGCCATCAGGCGGACCAGCCAGCCGATCGGATGGAACGCGAAGCCGGTCAGCCCCGCATCGCGCAGGATCGCCTCGTCGGGGCTCGCCAGCCAATAGGCCAGCAATCCCACAGCGAGCAGGAACGAGATGCCGGTGCAGGCATAGGCAAGCAGGCGGCTGATCGCGCTGATGCGCGCGAGGCGGGCCGGCCGCGCAAACTGGGACGGTTCTGATGAGAGGGTCACGGACATGCTCGACCTCGGGTGCTGACCTGATATTATTGTTTTATGATAATTAATATCTGCAAGTCAACATGCATTGAAAGGTCACCTCATGCTCAATCGTCCGACGTGCGTCATCTGCGCCCTCCTCTTCCTGACCACGGCCGCGCCGGCACAGCCTTCGACATCACGCGGACAGATCTCGGTGGCGCAGGTCAGGGCGATGCTGGATCAGGCCGCCACCAATCCGACCGCGCGCCAGACATTGACGGCCTATCTGGCTGGGTCAGGCGAAACCGCCGGCTGGCTGCTCGATACCGCCCGCGGCCTGCCGCCTTGTGCCCGGCGGCTGACGCTCGACGCCCAGCAGGCCCGCGATGCGATCGCCGGTGCGGCTGCCGCAAACGGGACGCCGGCCACGCCGCTGATCATCCGCGACATGCTCAAGCGTGCCGGGTGTCGCTTGACCGAATGACGGACGTCTAGGCTGCGTTCGCCGCGAAGGCTGCACCGAGGGTGCGCAGCGCCTGCCGGGTCCGTGCGTCCGACAGTTTCGAGTGCAGCATGACGTCGCGCGACGGCAATGGCGGCAGGCCAAGCCGCGGCCCGAGGTCGACGGTATCGGCCGGCGCCACCCGGCGCGCCAGCGCGGCAACCGCGAGGCCTGCGGATATGGCGGCCCCGATGGTCGAAAGCCCGCCACCGACAAACGCCTCGGTCCAGGCGATGCCGGCAGCGTCGAGGACCTCGACCGCCATGGCCCGCACGCTGCACGGCTCGGCTTGGGTCGCGAGCCGCAGCGGCTCGCCGGGCCGGTGGTGGAAGTCCGGGGCGGCCATCCAGCCGAACGGCTCCTCGAACAGCACGTCGCCATCGCGACGCCTGGCGTCGTGGCGCAGCACGATCGCCGCATCGAGCCTGCCGTCGTCGAATGCGCCGAGCACCGCGCGTGACGTATCGACATGCAGCTGGATCACCAGTCCTGGATCAGTGGCGTTCATCCGCTTCAACAGCGATGCGAGCTCCGATCCGACGATGTGGTGGCTGATACCGACCATCAGCCGCCGGTGTTCGGCCGCGAACGACCCGATCGCCGACTGATGCGCGGCAACCAGGTTGCGCGCCGCGCCGAGGAAGGCGGCGCCTTCGGCAGACAGCCGAACCAGCCGCGGCGTTCGCTCCAGCAGCCGGCGGCCGAGCCCGTCCTCCAGCCGTCTGATCTTCAGGCTGACCGCGGACTGCGTGGTCTCCATCGCCTGCGCGGCGCGGGTGAAGCTGCTGAGGTCCGCCACCAGCACGAAGGCCTGCACCGCCTCGATGTCGAGCGCCTTCATGGCCATTCATTTAAAATGAATATCATTAAAATCATTTATCATACGGTTTTTCAATGATCAAGAAGCCCCTAGGTTCGGCTGAACGCAACGATCGCCGCCAGGAGAGCCATCATCATGCCGCTGACCCGCGTCTCACTGCGGCGGGGCAAGCCCGCCGCCTACCGCAAATCGATTCTCGAGAACCTTTATCGCGCGATGCGCGAGACCTTCGATGTGCCGGAGGGCGATCGCTTCATGACGATCTCCGAGCACGACGGCGACGACTTCGTCTATGGCGCCGATTACCTCGGCATCGGGCGGAGCGACGACCTGGTCATCATCCAGATCACCGTCAGCAACACCCGTCCGGTGGCGCAGAAGCAGAGGCTGTATCGGCGGATCGCCGAACTGCTGGCGGAAAGTCCCGGCCTGCGCCGTGAGGACATCTTCATCAACCTCGTCGAGGTGCTCCCCGAGAACTGGTCGTTCGGCAACGGCGAGGCACAGTACGTCCGATGACCGCAACACCGATCCTCTCGCCGCGCATGAGCGGCATCAAGGCGTCGCCCGCATCGGTGCTGCGTCGACGCGCCCGCGAGTTGCGCGCCGCCGGGCGCGACATCATCGAGCTGTCGTCGGGCAATCTCGACTTCCCGACACCGGACCATGTGATCGCGGCGGCGCATGACGCGGCGTTGCGCGGCGAGACCCGCTACACCGACGTCGACGGCACGCCGGAGCTGAAGCGGGCGGTGCAGGCCGCGCTGCTGCGCGACCATCGTCTCGACTATCGGCTGGATGAGATCGTGATCACCAACGGCTCGACCCAGGCGTTGTTCAATGCGCTGCTGGCGACGCTGGCGCCGGGCGATGAGGTGATCATCCCCGCGCCCTATTGGGCGCCCTATCTCGATCAGGTGCGGCTTTCGCACGGCACGCCGGTGGTCGTACCGTGCGCGCAGAACAACGGCTTCAAGCTGCGCGCGGAGGATCTGCAGGCGGCGATCTCGGCGCGGACGCGCTGGATCGTGATCAACAATCCGGTCAATCCCTCCGGCGCGCTCTATTCGCGCGAGGACCTGGCCGAGATCGCCGCAGTCCTGTCGCGGCATCCGGAGATCTGGGTGCTGGCCGACGGGCTCTACGAGCACATCGCGTTCGATGGTGCGCCGGCGACGACGCTGGCGGAGATCGAACCGCGCCTGAAGCCTCGGACATTGACCGTCAGCGGCCTCGCCAAGAGCTACGCCATGATGGGATGGCGGATCGGCTATGCCGCCGGACCTGCGGCGCTGATCCGCGCGATGATCGCGATCCAGTCGCAGACCACGTCCGGCGCATCGTCGATCAGCCAGGCCGCGGCGGTCGCCGCGCTCGATGGCGCACAGGATGTGCTGCTCGAGCGCGCCGCGATCCTTCGCACGCGGCGCGATCGCTTTGCCGAACTGGTCAACGGATGCAACGGGCTCTCCTGCACGCCGCCCGAGGGCACGTTCTATTTGCTGGTCAACTGCGCCGGCGTGATCAGCAAGCGTACACCCGACGGCAAGGTGATCGAGACCGACCGAGACTTCTCGACCTATCTGCTCGAGGAAGCGGACGTCGTGGTGTTTCCCGGCGAGGATCTCGGGCTGTCGCCCTACATCCGCGTCAGCTTCGCCAACCCGTCATCGACCATCGAGGAGGCTGCAAGACGGCTGAAGCGCGCCTGCGAGGCCCTCCAATGACGCCTCACGCGAAGAGCCAGCGTCTCGCGCTGACGGCGCATCTGCTCGGGCTTGGAACGGGTGTGACGATGGTTGTCAGTCTCGTGCCCGCGACGCTTGCGCTGCTGCGGGCACTGATCTGAAGACGCGGTGATTATCGGGTCGGGATCGGCTTGTCGCCGCGATAGTCGTAGAAGCCGCGCTGGCTCTTGCGTCCGAGCCAGCCGGCTTCGACATACTTCACCAGCAGCGGGCACGGCCGGTATTTGGAGTCGGCCAGGCCCTCGTGCAGCACCTGCATGATCGACAGGCAGGTGTCGAGGCCGATGAAATCGGCGAGCTCGAGCGGGCCCATCGGATGATGCGCGCCGAGCTTCATCGCGGCATCGATCGCCTCGACATTGCCGACGCCTTCATACAGCGTGTAGATCGCCTCGTTGATCATCGGCAGCAAAATGCGATTGACGATGAAGGCAGGGAAATCTTCCGACACCGCGACCTGCTTGCCGAGCTTGGCAACGAACGCCTTGGCGGCGTCGAAGGTCGCGTCGTCGGTGGCGATACCGCGGATCAGCTCGACCAGCTCCATCGCCGGCACCGGATTCATGAAATGAATGCCGATGAATTTCTCCGGGCGGTCGGTCGAGGCGGCGAGCCGCGTGATCGAGATCGACGACGAGTTGGTCGCGACGATCGCATCCGGCTTCAGCACCGCGCAGACGTCGTGGAAGATCTTGCGCTTGGTCTCTTCCTTCTCGACCGCGGTCTCGATCACGAGATCGCAATCGGCCAGCGCATCGATCGTCTCGGCGGAGGTAATGCGGTCGAGCGCCTGCTTGCGGTCGGTCTCGCTGATCGCCTTCTTGGCGACCTGGCGGGTCAGATTGCCGTTGATGGTCGCCAACGCCGACTTCAGCCGGTCGCCGGACACGTCGTTGAGCGCCACGTCGAAGCCGGCCAGCGCCGCCACATGGGCAATGCCATTGCCCATCTGGCCCGAACCGATCACGCCGACCTTTTTGATTGCCACCGTCATCTTGTCATCCACCGGAACGGCGCGCATGTCGCGCCTGCCCAATCCCAACGATACCCGAAGTGCAGCCTTCCGGGTTGCCCAATCCGCCGGAAAACGTTTCCCGAGACCATGGTGTGATGACAGGTCATCACACCGGGGTCCCATTTCCCCTGTCGGGCATGATCCTTCCGGAAAAACGTTTCCGGATCATTGCCTCGAAAATCATAACACCGGCCGGAGCTTACCCACCCGGCCGGTGTCTTGTCGCTTACTTTCCGAGCTTGCCGAGCGCTTCGGTCAGCTCCGGAACCGCCTGGTAGAGGTCGGCGACCAGGCCGTAATCGGCGACCTGGAAGATCGGCGCGTCTTCATCCTTGTTGATGGCGACGATCACCTTGGAGTCCTTCATGCCGGCCAGATGCTGGATCGCGCCGGAGATGCCGACCGCGACATAGAGTTCCGGGGCCACCACCTTGCCGGTCTGGCCGACCTGCCAGTCGTTCGGCGCATAGCCGGCATCGACCGCGGCGCGCGAGGCGCCGACCCCGGCGCCGAGCTTGTCGGCGAGCGGCTCGATGTACTTGGCGAAGTTCTCGCGGCTCTGCATGGCGCGGCCGCCCGAGACGATGATCTTGGCCGAGGTCAGTTCCGGACGGTCGCTCTTGGCGACCTCCTCGCCGACGAACGTGGACAGGCCCGGATCGGCGGCGGAAGCGGCGTTCTCGATCGCCGCGCTGCCGCCTTCGCCGGCGGCGGCGAAGGTCGAGGTGCGGACGGTGATCACCTTCTTGGCGTCCTTCGACTTCACGGTCTGGATCGCGTTGCCGGCATAGATCGGCCGCTCATAGGTGTCGGGCGCGACGACCTTGATGATCTCGGAGACCTGCATGACGTCGAGCAAGGCTGCGACGCGCGGCATCACGTTCTTGAAGCGCGAGGTAGCGGGCGCGACGAAGGCGTCATAGTTCGGCGCCAGCGCGACGATCAGCGCAGCCAGCGGCTCGGCAAGATCGTGCTCATAGGCGGGGCCTTCGGCCACCAGCACCTTGCTGACGCCGGCGAGCTTGGCGGCTGCTTCCGCCGCCGCCTTGGTGCCCTGGCCGCCACCGGCAACCAGCACATGCACGTCGCCGCCGAGCTGGCTCGCCGCGGTCAGCGCCTTGTTGGTCGAGTCCTTCAGGGTCTCGTGGTCGTGTTCGGCAATCAACAGCGTCGTCATCAGAGAACCCCGGCTTCGGTCTTGAGCTTGTTCACGAGTTCGGCGACGTCCTTGACCTTGACGCCCGCCTTGCGGCCTGCCGGTTCCGCGGTCTTCAGCACTTCCAGACGCGGCGTCACGTCGACGCCGTAGTCCGCGACGCTCTTGTCGTCGATCGGCTTCTTCTTCGCCTTCATGATGTTGGGCAGCGACGCATAGCGCGGCTCGTTGAGGCGGAGGTCGGTGGTGACGATCGCCGGGCCCTTCAGCTTGATGGTCTGCAGGCCGCCGTCGACTTCGCGGGTGACCTTGAAGTCCGATCCTTCGACTTCGAGCTTGGAGGCGAAGGTCGCCTGCGACCAGCCGAGCAGCGCGGCCAGCATCTGGCCGGTCTGGTTCGAATCGTCGTCGATCGCCTGCTTGCCGAGAATGACGAGGCCGGGCTGCTCCGCCTCGACCACCGCCTTCAGGATCTTGGCGACCGCGAGCGGTTCGACATTGCCTTCGGCCTTGACCAGGATGCCGCGGTCGGCGCCCATCGCAAGGGCGGTGCGGATGGTCTCGGAGGCCTGCGCGGGTCCGATCGACACCACCACCACTTCGGTCGCCTTGCCGGCTTCCTTCAGCCGCAGCGCTTCCTCGACGGCGATCTCGTCGAACGGGTTCATCGACATCTTGACGTTGGCGAGCTCCACGCCCGTCCCGTCGCTCTTGACGCGGACCTTGACGTTATAGTCGACGACCCGCTTTACCGGCACAAGAACCTTCATCGATCCTCTTTCGCTTTGATTTTATGGGTTTCGGTTGGCTGGCGCGGAACCTAAAGGTCCCGTTTCCCCCGGTCAACGCGCCAACGCCAAAAAACCGTCACCCGGTTTTGAGCCAGTCTAACGGTTCTGGCCGGGCACCCACAACACGTCCCCCGCCCCTTTATTGTTCTGGAAGCGGCTGGCAACGAACAGGAAATCCGACAGGCGATTCATATACTGGATGCCAGCTTGATTGACCGGCTCGTCGGGCCGGGCGGCGAGTTCCACCATCATCCGTTCCGCACGGCGACATATCGTCCGGGCGAGATGCAGATATGCAGCGGCAGGCGTGCCGCCGGGCAGCACGAACGAGGTCAGCGGCGCGAGCTGATCGTTCAGGCTGTCGATGTCGCGCTCGAGGCGCTCGACCTGGCTCGCCAGCACGCGCAGGCGTTCGGCCTTGCCCTCGCGCTCGGGCACCGCAAGGTCGGCGCCGAGATCGAACAGATCGTTCTGGATCCGGCCGAGCATCGCATCGACCTCGGGACTATCAGCCAGATGCAGCCGCACCACGCCGATCGCGGCGTTGGTCTCGTCGACGGTGCCATAGGCGGCGACGCGCAGATCGTATTTCGGCCGCCGCTCGCCGGAGCCGAGCGCGGTGGTGCCGTCATCGCCGGTGCGCGTGTAGATCCGATTGAGAACGACCATGGTGAGCTCCGGTGTTGACACCTCTCCCGTAGGGAGAGGTCGCGAGCATCTTGCGAGCGGGTGAGGGGTTACAGTCTAACGATAAACCAAAGCCCCTCACCCGGATCGCCTTTGGCGATCCGACCTCTCCCAATGGGAGAGGTGTACGATAGCGCATCTATCGCCCCATCGCCCAGACCGCGAGCATCGCGATGACGATAGCGACGAACTGAAAGAGCACGCGCAGCCGCATCAGCTTCTGCGACGTGTTCGGCGAGCCGCCCTTCATCATGTTGATGAGGCCGAGCAGGAGCACCAGCGCGACGGCGCCGACGGCGATGGGAAGAATGATCGTGCTGAGAAGAGATGTCATCTGCGGTACATAACACCGCATGACGCGGACTTCCACACAGGCGGCCGATGCAACCAACTGGCTTTTCAGTGCGTAATATCAGATGCTGGGTCCGTTCTCGGACCGAGCCGTTTTCGACAATGCCGGGTGGAATGTGAAGCAGCTTCGTTACGTCACCCACGTCGTGATGGATGCCTTTTACACGTTCCTCGCCGATGACGGCTGGGCGATCTCAAGCCACATCGCGCTGTCGACCCTGATGGCGCTGTTCCCGTTCCTGATCGTGCTGACGTCGCTGGCCGGCTTCTTCGGCTCCAAGGAGCTCGCCGACCAGGCGGTCGGGCTGCTGCTCCAGGTCTGGCCGGATCAGGTCGCCGGGGCGCTGTCGGGCCAGATCCACGACGTGCTGACCAACACCCGCGGCGACATCCTGACCATCGGCGCGGTGCTCGCGGTGTACTTCGCCTCCAACGGCGTCGAGGCGCTGCGGGTGGCGCTGAACCGCGCCTATGCCGTGATCGAGCCGCGGCGCTGGTACTGGCTGCGCCTGGAATCGATCGGCTACACGCTGGTGGCTGCCTTCACCTCGCTCGCGATGGCGTTCCTGATCGTGCTCGGGCCGCTGATCATCGAGGCGGCGCGGCGCTACATCCCGTTCTTCGTCGAATCCAACGAGAGCCTGCTCAACATCGCCCGCTACGGCATCACGATCCTGGCGCTGGTCGTCGCGCTGTTCATCCTGCATGCCTGGCTGCCGGCGGGGCGCCGCGGCTTCACGCAGATCCTGCCTGGCATCATCTTTACCGTGGTGGCGTCGCTGATCTCAGGCATCGGCTTCGGCATGTACCTGGCGCGCTTCGCCAACAATTACGTCACGATGTATGCGGGGCTCGCCTCGGTGGTGATCGCGCTGGTGTTCATGTATTTCATCGCCGCGATCTTCGTGTTCGGCGGCGAATTGAACGCCGCG
The window above is part of the Bradyrhizobium sp. PSBB068 genome. Proteins encoded here:
- a CDS encoding twin transmembrane helix small protein produces the protein MTSLLSTIILPIAVGAVALVLLLGLINMMKGGSPNTSQKLMRLRVLFQFVAIVIAMLAVWAMGR
- a CDS encoding LysR family transcriptional regulator; the protein is MAMKALDIEAVQAFVLVADLSSFTRAAQAMETTQSAVSLKIRRLEDGLGRRLLERTPRLVRLSAEGAAFLGAARNLVAAHQSAIGSFAAEHRRLMVGISHHIVGSELASLLKRMNATDPGLVIQLHVDTSRAVLGAFDDGRLDAAIVLRHDARRRDGDVLFEEPFGWMAAPDFHHRPGEPLRLATQAEPCSVRAMAVEVLDAAGIAWTEAFVGGGLSTIGAAISAGLAVAALARRVAPADTVDLGPRLGLPPLPSRDVMLHSKLSDARTRQALRTLGAAFAANAA
- a CDS encoding FAD-binding protein gives rise to the protein MTTLLIAEHDHETLKDSTNKALTAASQLGGDVHVLVAGGGQGTKAAAEAAAKLAGVSKVLVAEGPAYEHDLAEPLAALIVALAPNYDAFVAPATSRFKNVMPRVAALLDVMQVSEIIKVVAPDTYERPIYAGNAIQTVKSKDAKKVITVRTSTFAAAGEGGSAAIENAASAADPGLSTFVGEEVAKSDRPELTSAKIIVSGGRAMQSRENFAKYIEPLADKLGAGVGASRAAVDAGYAPNDWQVGQTGKVVAPELYVAVGISGAIQHLAGMKDSKVIVAINKDEDAPIFQVADYGLVADLYQAVPELTEALGKLGK
- a CDS encoding tautomerase family protein, which encodes MPLTRVSLRRGKPAAYRKSILENLYRAMRETFDVPEGDRFMTISEHDGDDFVYGADYLGIGRSDDLVIIQITVSNTRPVAQKQRLYRRIAELLAESPGLRREDIFINLVEVLPENWSFGNGEAQYVR
- a CDS encoding pyridoxal phosphate-dependent aminotransferase, which encodes MSGIKASPASVLRRRARELRAAGRDIIELSSGNLDFPTPDHVIAAAHDAALRGETRYTDVDGTPELKRAVQAALLRDHRLDYRLDEIVITNGSTQALFNALLATLAPGDEVIIPAPYWAPYLDQVRLSHGTPVVVPCAQNNGFKLRAEDLQAAISARTRWIVINNPVNPSGALYSREDLAEIAAVLSRHPEIWVLADGLYEHIAFDGAPATTLAEIEPRLKPRTLTVSGLAKSYAMMGWRIGYAAGPAALIRAMIAIQSQTTSGASSISQAAAVAALDGAQDVLLERAAILRTRRDRFAELVNGCNGLSCTPPEGTFYLLVNCAGVISKRTPDGKVIETDRDFSTYLLEEADVVVFPGEDLGLSPYIRVSFANPSSTIEEAARRLKRACEALQ
- a CDS encoding electron transfer flavoprotein subunit beta/FixA family protein: MKVLVPVKRVVDYNVKVRVKSDGTGVELANVKMSMNPFDEIAVEEALRLKEAGKATEVVVVSIGPAQASETIRTALAMGADRGILVKAEGNVEPLAVAKILKAVVEAEQPGLVILGKQAIDDDSNQTGQMLAALLGWSQATFASKLEVEGSDFKVTREVDGGLQTIKLKGPAIVTTDLRLNEPRYASLPNIMKAKKKPIDDKSVADYGVDVTPRLEVLKTAEPAGRKAGVKVKDVAELVNKLKTEAGVL
- a CDS encoding 3-hydroxybutyryl-CoA dehydrogenase; amino-acid sequence: MTVAIKKVGVIGSGQMGNGIAHVAALAGFDVALNDVSGDRLKSALATINGNLTRQVAKKAISETDRKQALDRITSAETIDALADCDLVIETAVEKEETKRKIFHDVCAVLKPDAIVATNSSSISITRLAASTDRPEKFIGIHFMNPVPAMELVELIRGIATDDATFDAAKAFVAKLGKQVAVSEDFPAFIVNRILLPMINEAIYTLYEGVGNVEAIDAAMKLGAHHPMGPLELADFIGLDTCLSIMQVLHEGLADSKYRPCPLLVKYVEAGWLGRKSQRGFYDYRGDKPIPTR
- a CDS encoding cob(I)yrinic acid a,c-diamide adenosyltransferase, giving the protein MVVLNRIYTRTGDDGTTALGSGERRPKYDLRVAAYGTVDETNAAIGVVRLHLADSPEVDAMLGRIQNDLFDLGADLAVPEREGKAERLRVLASQVERLERDIDSLNDQLAPLTSFVLPGGTPAAAYLHLARTICRRAERMMVELAARPDEPVNQAGIQYMNRLSDFLFVASRFQNNKGAGDVLWVPGQNR